The following proteins are encoded in a genomic region of Mycolicibacterium rutilum:
- a CDS encoding aldehyde dehydrogenase yields the protein MTQTVADKTPAGGPAHQTQWDKLFIGGKWVEPATSDVIEVRSPATGEVVGQVPLAAAADVEAACAAARKAFDEGPWPHKSPQERAAVLAEAVKLMEERADELKYLLAAETGQPQTIVDMMQYGAAMSSFQYFAGAADKFAWKEIRDGIYGQTLVVREPIGVVGAVTAWNVPFFLAANKLGPALLAGCTVVLKPAAETPLSVFAMAEIFAQAGLPEGVLSIVPGGPETGRALTANDQIDKYTFTGSSAVGKEIAKIAAEKLKPCTLELGGKSAAIILEDADLDSTLPMLGFSGVMNSGQACVAQTRILAPRSRYDEVVEKVANFVSAMPVGLPDDPNAAIGPLISEKQRDRVESYIKKGVEEGARLVTGGGRPEGLDSGWFVQPTVFADVDNSMTIAQEEIFGPVLAVIPYETEEDAIRIANDSVYGLAGSVWTTDNKKALEVASKIRTGTYAVNMYAFDPGAPFGGYKNSGIGRENGPEGIEAYVEHKSVLLPFGYTPED from the coding sequence GTGGGACAAGCTGTTCATCGGCGGTAAGTGGGTCGAGCCCGCGACCTCGGACGTGATCGAGGTGCGCTCGCCCGCGACTGGCGAGGTGGTGGGCCAGGTGCCGCTGGCCGCGGCCGCCGACGTCGAGGCCGCCTGCGCGGCCGCCCGCAAGGCGTTCGACGAGGGCCCCTGGCCGCACAAGTCGCCGCAGGAGCGCGCCGCCGTGCTGGCCGAGGCCGTCAAGCTGATGGAGGAGCGCGCCGACGAGCTGAAGTATCTGCTGGCCGCCGAGACTGGCCAGCCGCAGACGATCGTCGACATGATGCAGTACGGCGCGGCGATGTCGTCGTTCCAGTACTTCGCGGGGGCGGCCGACAAGTTCGCCTGGAAAGAGATCCGCGACGGCATCTACGGCCAGACCTTGGTCGTGCGCGAGCCGATCGGCGTCGTCGGCGCCGTCACCGCCTGGAACGTGCCGTTCTTCCTGGCCGCCAACAAGCTCGGCCCCGCGCTGCTGGCGGGCTGCACCGTCGTGCTCAAGCCGGCCGCCGAAACCCCGCTGTCGGTGTTCGCGATGGCCGAGATCTTCGCCCAGGCCGGCCTCCCCGAGGGCGTGCTGTCGATCGTGCCCGGCGGCCCGGAGACCGGCCGCGCGCTGACCGCGAACGACCAGATCGACAAGTACACGTTCACCGGCAGCTCCGCGGTCGGCAAGGAGATCGCCAAGATCGCCGCCGAGAAGCTCAAGCCGTGCACCCTTGAGCTCGGCGGCAAGTCGGCCGCGATCATCCTCGAGGACGCCGACCTGGACTCGACCCTGCCGATGCTGGGCTTCTCGGGCGTGATGAACAGCGGACAGGCCTGCGTCGCGCAGACCCGCATCCTCGCCCCGCGCTCGCGTTACGACGAGGTCGTCGAGAAGGTCGCCAACTTCGTCTCCGCGATGCCGGTCGGTCTGCCCGACGACCCGAACGCCGCGATCGGCCCGCTGATCTCGGAGAAGCAGCGCGACCGGGTGGAGTCCTACATCAAGAAGGGTGTCGAGGAAGGCGCCCGGCTGGTCACCGGCGGCGGCCGGCCCGAGGGGCTCGACAGCGGCTGGTTCGTGCAGCCGACCGTGTTCGCCGACGTCGACAACTCGATGACGATCGCCCAGGAGGAGATCTTCGGGCCCGTGCTGGCGGTGATCCCCTACGAGACCGAAGAGGACGCGATCCGCATCGCCAACGACTCGGTGTACGGGCTGGCCGGATCGGTGTGGACGACCGACAACAAGAAGGCGCTCGAGGTCGCCTCGAAGATCCGCACCGGCACCTATGCGGTCAACATGTACGCGTTCGATCCGGGTGCGCCGTTCGGCGGGTACAAGAACTCGGGCATCGGACGCGAGAACGGACCCGAGGGCATCGAGGCCTACGTGGAGCACAAGAGCGTGCTGCTGCCGTTCGGCTACACCCCCGAGGACTGA